Proteins co-encoded in one Sulfuricaulis limicola genomic window:
- a CDS encoding transposase, with product MPRKPRFTLSGVPQHVIQRGNNREPCFFAEQDYRRYLEDLQACAEKYDCRLHAYVLMTNHVHLLVTPMQEQGIAEMMQALGRRYVYYINKTYRRTGTLWEGRYKASLIDSEAYLLTCMRYIELNPLRAEMVNHAGEYKWSSYGANAQGRADARLSPHPLYTALGATAADRQHAYRELFRHHMDNALLHEIREALNHELVLGRSYFKDKIETMTQRQTRLGLPGRPRAEEEAGVYYID from the coding sequence ATGCCCCGCAAACCCCGCTTCACCCTGTCCGGTGTGCCTCAGCACGTGATCCAACGCGGCAACAACCGCGAACCCTGTTTTTTCGCTGAGCAAGATTACCGCCGCTATCTCGAAGACCTGCAAGCCTGCGCCGAGAAATACGATTGTCGTCTCCACGCCTACGTCCTCATGACCAACCACGTACATTTGTTGGTCACACCGATGCAGGAACAGGGAATTGCCGAGATGATGCAGGCCCTGGGCCGGCGCTACGTGTATTACATCAACAAGACCTATCGACGCACCGGTACCTTGTGGGAAGGACGTTACAAGGCCAGCCTGATCGACTCGGAAGCCTATTTGCTGACCTGCATGCGTTATATCGAACTCAACCCGTTGCGGGCCGAGATGGTGAACCACGCCGGGGAATACAAATGGTCCAGCTACGGTGCCAATGCCCAAGGGCGAGCCGATGCACGGCTGTCACCGCATCCGCTGTATACCGCGCTCGGAGCCACCGCGGCCGATCGCCAGCATGCCTACCGGGAATTGTTTCGGCATCACATGGACAATGCCTTGTTGCACGAAATTCGAGAGGCCCTCAACCATGAGCTGGTCCTCGGACGTTCTTACTTCAAGGACAAGATCGAGACCATGACACAGCGGCAGACCCGGCTCGGACTACCCGGCCGACCACGCGCAGAGGAGGAAGCCGGGGTGTATTACATTGATTAA
- a CDS encoding peptidylprolyl isomerase codes for MKVSRAVPCIASFCRRYFHGRMYLRAMACAVLASVLSPPLLAANTIVRIETNVGGFNVELYDTDTPLTVGNFLGYVNRNDYDNSVIHRHATLEKDGLAVIQGGVTENRVREEFSLIYLINVIHPGFLLCAWSAG; via the coding sequence ATGAAAGTCTCGCGCGCTGTTCCCTGCATAGCTTCTTTCTGTCGCCGGTATTTCCACGGCCGGATGTATCTGCGCGCCATGGCCTGCGCCGTCCTGGCGTCAGTCCTCTCCCCGCCTCTTCTTGCGGCAAATACGATCGTGCGCATTGAAACCAACGTCGGCGGGTTCAATGTGGAACTTTACGATACCGATACCCCGTTGACCGTTGGCAACTTTCTCGGCTACGTCAATCGTAATGACTACGACAACAGTGTTATTCATCGCCATGCGACGCTCGAAAAGGACGGATTAGCTGTCATACAGGGGGGTGTGACAGAAAACCGGGTCAGAGAGGAATTTTCGCTAATATACTTAATCAATGTAATACACCCCGGCTTCCTCCTCTGCGCGTGGTCGGCCGGGTAG
- the tgt gene encoding tRNA guanosine(34) transglycosylase Tgt, whose protein sequence is MKFELLANDGAARRGRMVFERGTVETPAFMPVGTYGTVKGMTPEELRETGAEIILGNTFHLMLRPGTEVIKAHGGLHRFMHWDGPILTDSGGFQVWSLGQLRKLSEKGVLFQSPVDGAKIFLGPEESMAVQQALDADIIMIFDECTHHPATEPEARASMELSLRWAERSKIAHADHPSALFGIVQGGMYEHLRDISLIGLKQIGFDGYAIGGLSVGETKEEMLRILDHLAPQMPADKPRYLMGVGTPEDLVEAVRRGMDMFDCVLPTRNARNGWLFTHDGAVKIKNSRYARDTGPVDPLCDCYTCRHYSRAYLRHLQQANEILGARLATIHNLHYYQCLMRGLRQAIAEKELDDFVEKFYRMRRPEPPDGPEN, encoded by the coding sequence ATGAAATTCGAACTGCTGGCGAACGACGGCGCCGCCCGCCGCGGACGCATGGTGTTTGAGCGCGGGACCGTCGAAACGCCGGCCTTCATGCCGGTCGGCACCTACGGCACGGTCAAGGGCATGACGCCGGAAGAACTGCGCGAGACCGGCGCCGAGATTATTCTGGGTAATACCTTTCACTTGATGCTGCGGCCGGGCACGGAAGTCATCAAGGCCCACGGCGGACTGCACCGTTTCATGCACTGGGACGGTCCCATCCTCACCGACTCCGGCGGGTTTCAGGTATGGAGCCTGGGGCAGTTGCGCAAGCTGAGCGAGAAGGGCGTGCTGTTCCAGTCACCGGTGGATGGCGCGAAGATTTTTCTCGGTCCGGAAGAGTCCATGGCGGTGCAGCAGGCACTTGACGCCGACATCATCATGATTTTCGACGAGTGCACGCATCATCCGGCCACCGAGCCCGAGGCGCGCGCCTCCATGGAGTTGTCGCTGCGCTGGGCCGAGCGCTCGAAAATCGCGCATGCCGATCACCCTTCCGCCTTGTTCGGCATCGTGCAGGGCGGGATGTACGAGCACCTGCGCGATATCTCGCTCATCGGGCTCAAGCAGATCGGGTTCGACGGCTATGCCATCGGCGGCCTGTCCGTGGGGGAAACCAAGGAAGAAATGCTCCGCATTCTCGATCACCTGGCCCCGCAGATGCCCGCCGATAAACCGCGCTACCTCATGGGCGTGGGCACGCCGGAAGACCTAGTCGAGGCCGTGCGCCGCGGCATGGACATGTTCGATTGCGTGCTGCCCACGCGCAATGCGCGCAATGGCTGGCTTTTCACCCATGACGGCGCGGTCAAGATCAAGAACAGCCGTTATGCCCGCGACACCGGCCCGGTGGACCCGCTGTGCGACTGTTATACCTGCCGCCATTACAGCCGCGCCTATCTGCGCCACTTGCAGCAGGCCAACGAGATTCTGGGCGCCCGGCTGGCCACGATCCACAATCTGCACTATTACCAGTGCCTGATGCGGGGATTGCGCCAGGCCATCGCCGAAAAAGAACTGGATGATTTCGTCGAGAAGTTTTATCGTATGCGCCGGCCGGAGCCCCCGGACGGCCCTGAGAACTGA
- the yajC gene encoding preprotein translocase subunit YajC — translation MNFLISDALAEAPAAAAGAPPQGSPFMTLIMLGVLFAAFYFILIRPQAKRAKEHKAMIAALAKGDEIVTAGGVLGKVTELGEGYVTVDIAKGVEIKVQRQAVQTVLPKGTIKSA, via the coding sequence ATGAACTTCTTAATTTCCGACGCCTTGGCCGAGGCCCCGGCTGCTGCCGCAGGCGCCCCACCGCAGGGCAGCCCCTTCATGACGCTGATCATGCTCGGCGTGCTGTTCGCCGCGTTTTACTTCATTCTCATCCGCCCGCAGGCCAAGCGCGCCAAGGAACACAAGGCCATGATCGCAGCGCTGGCCAAGGGAGACGAGATCGTCACCGCCGGCGGCGTGCTGGGCAAGGTCACGGAACTCGGTGAAGGCTACGTCACGGTGGACATCGCCAAGGGCGTCGAGATCAAGGTACAGCGCCAGGCGGTGCAGACCGTTCTCCCCAAGGGCACGATCAAATCGGCCTGA